Proteins from one Microbacterium faecale genomic window:
- a CDS encoding phytoene desaturase family protein, whose protein sequence is MSAYEVDAVVVGSGPNGLVAAVTLAEAGWRVVVVEAQDTAGGGLRSEETTLPGYVHDMCASNHPMAMASPAFRALGLEREGLAFAQNDIPLGHPIRPGESGILRRSAADTAAGFGADEKIWRRVMGTFGSRWKQLGRAIGNPLRPTPDLIALGATSVWPTTWLLKALRDERSRAVLSGLAAHAIVDLRKPAAALVGVALGAFAHGVGWPVAVGGTSSIADALIARFTALGGEIITGTRVTSVDRLPSARAVLLDTSPRDALRIAGHRFAPSYANALHRMRYGASAYKVDWAIEGDVPWADPALADAGYIHLGGTAEQVVAAERDVAKGRMPDEPFLLLSQASMLDPTRAPSGGSAFGGYAHVPFGFDGDITELIERRIERFAPGFRDRILARHVATPAAMEAHNANLVGGAIDGGVPDLRQLLARPRLSLNPAETSDPRIFLCSASTVPGPGVHGMPGRLAAQLALKRLG, encoded by the coding sequence GTGAGCGCATACGAGGTCGACGCGGTCGTGGTCGGTTCCGGGCCGAACGGGCTCGTCGCCGCGGTGACGCTCGCCGAGGCCGGATGGCGCGTCGTCGTCGTCGAGGCGCAGGACACCGCTGGCGGTGGGCTGCGCTCCGAGGAGACGACTCTCCCGGGCTACGTCCACGACATGTGCGCGTCGAACCACCCGATGGCGATGGCGAGCCCCGCGTTCCGCGCACTCGGCCTCGAGCGCGAGGGCCTCGCCTTCGCACAGAACGACATCCCGTTGGGCCACCCGATCCGTCCCGGCGAATCCGGCATCCTGCGTCGCAGCGCCGCGGACACGGCGGCCGGCTTCGGTGCCGACGAGAAGATCTGGCGCCGCGTGATGGGCACGTTCGGCTCGCGGTGGAAGCAGCTCGGACGCGCGATCGGCAATCCCCTGCGCCCCACTCCCGACCTCATCGCGCTCGGCGCGACGAGCGTCTGGCCGACGACCTGGCTGCTGAAGGCCCTCCGCGACGAACGTTCGCGGGCGGTCCTCTCCGGCCTCGCCGCGCACGCGATCGTCGACCTTCGAAAGCCCGCGGCGGCGCTGGTCGGCGTCGCGCTCGGCGCCTTCGCGCACGGCGTCGGATGGCCCGTCGCGGTCGGCGGCACGAGTTCCATCGCCGATGCGCTCATCGCGCGCTTCACCGCGCTCGGCGGCGAGATCATCACCGGAACGCGGGTGACAAGCGTCGATCGGCTTCCGAGCGCGCGGGCCGTGCTGCTCGACACCTCCCCACGCGACGCGCTTCGCATCGCCGGGCATCGATTCGCCCCCTCCTACGCCAATGCGCTGCATCGGATGCGCTACGGCGCAAGCGCCTACAAGGTCGACTGGGCGATCGAAGGCGATGTCCCGTGGGCGGATCCCGCGCTCGCGGACGCGGGCTACATCCACCTCGGCGGAACCGCGGAGCAGGTGGTCGCTGCGGAGAGAGACGTCGCGAAGGGGCGCATGCCGGACGAGCCGTTCCTGCTGCTGTCGCAGGCGTCGATGCTCGATCCGACGCGCGCTCCGTCCGGCGGAAGCGCCTTCGGCGGGTACGCACATGTCCCCTTCGGGTTCGACGGCGACATCACCGAGCTCATCGAGCGTCGCATCGAGCGATTCGCCCCGGGGTTCCGCGATCGGATCCTGGCACGGCACGTGGCGACACCGGCCGCGATGGAGGCGCACAACGCGAATCTCGTCGGCGGCGCCATCGACGGCGGCGTGCCGGATCTGCGTCAGCTGCTCGCCCGCCCGCGGCTCAGCCTCAACCCGGCGGAGACCTCGGATCCCCGCATCTTCCTCTGCTCGGCTTCCACGGTGCCGGGCCCCGGTGTGCACGGCATGCCCGGCCGCCTCGCGGCGCAGCTCGCGCTGAAGCGACTCGGCTGA